The following coding sequences lie in one Peribacillus frigoritolerans genomic window:
- the flgL gene encoding flagellar hook-associated protein FlgL: MRVTQSMLTNNMLSNLSSSYEKMSKLQEQVSTQKKFSKPSDNPVAAMMGMGYRTNLNQIGQYQSNIAEATNWIDSTDDAITESVSAMQRIRELTVQGSNGTYEGEQLKTITEEIKQLKEHLITLGDTQIGGKYIFNGQDTNVRPSSVKDGNGNTVYGTGDINLEVFSGISLKINTNGSKTFGDALAAGGSIDKTIEALENGGDVTGTLEGLDATINTFLGMQAQVGARQNRIELMTDRLKQQEVFATEILSKNEDVDIEKAIMDLTTQESVHSAALSIGAKIMQPSLLDFLR, encoded by the coding sequence ATGCGTGTAACGCAATCGATGCTAACCAATAATATGCTGAGCAATTTAAGCAGCAGTTACGAAAAGATGTCCAAGCTGCAAGAGCAGGTATCTACTCAAAAGAAGTTCTCCAAACCATCCGATAACCCTGTTGCGGCCATGATGGGAATGGGGTACAGGACAAACCTCAATCAAATAGGGCAGTATCAAAGTAACATCGCCGAGGCGACCAATTGGATCGACAGCACGGATGATGCCATTACTGAAAGTGTTTCCGCCATGCAGCGGATTCGTGAATTAACCGTTCAAGGCAGTAATGGCACGTATGAAGGGGAACAACTTAAAACAATTACTGAAGAAATCAAGCAATTAAAAGAACATCTCATAACTCTTGGCGACACACAAATAGGCGGGAAATATATTTTCAACGGTCAGGATACGAATGTGAGACCATCGTCCGTTAAAGACGGAAATGGGAATACGGTGTATGGCACAGGGGACATAAACCTTGAAGTGTTTTCGGGGATTTCCCTTAAAATCAATACAAATGGTTCCAAGACTTTTGGAGATGCACTTGCTGCTGGAGGAAGCATCGACAAAACAATCGAAGCACTGGAAAACGGCGGCGACGTGACTGGCACGCTGGAAGGACTTGACGCGACGATAAATACCTTCTTAGGCATGCAGGCCCAGGTTGGTGCAAGGCAGAATCGGATTGAGCTGATGACGGACCGTCTCAAGCAGCAGGAGGTTTTTGCCACTGAAATCCTTTCGAAAAATGAGGATGTCGATATCGAAAAAGCGATCATGGATTTGACGACCCAGGAAAGTGTCCATAGTGCTGCATTAAGTATCGGAGCAAAAATCATGCAGCCGAGTTTATTGGATTTTCTTCGTTAA
- the flgK gene encoding flagellar hook-associated protein FlgK has protein sequence MISTFMGLETAKRGLSTSQGALYTTGNNVANANTLGYSRQRVNLVQTSGFPTVGLNSPRVAGQIGTGVAAETVQRIRDSFLDAQYRTQSNKIGYYGAMSESLTKMEGIMNEPTDSGLAATMEKFWNSLQGLTANTENSGAREVVASTGVMVADTLNYYYNSLTNVQTDIGNQINVKANEINTLISSIDQLNQQISKVEPHGYIPNDLYDKRDVLLDNLSQLVSIKVNNVIPTDYGRASDVATGLYNIELMQEDGSSFVPPINLVSVNQTGMVGTSKVEVSHDKTTGMVDGLKFGSKTLTDYNFSGELSGLIKSFGYKKADGTIGGAYPDMLKKLDNMTTAFVNEFNAIHKQGYALGDGNTSTLNFFELEPGKSAAQSIRVNSEIVKDSSKIAAGGKSGGASGDNENAKLLADLKKKAFSEYSTKDQNSKELTGSFDTYYSGIIGKLGVDSQSAQKNLSNSVVLATSVNQNRESVSSVSLDEEMTDMIKFQQAYNASARMMTMMDEMLDKIINGMGTVGR, from the coding sequence ATGATTTCAACCTTTATGGGTCTTGAGACCGCTAAACGCGGATTATCCACCTCTCAAGGGGCCTTGTATACAACAGGAAATAACGTGGCCAATGCCAATACATTAGGATATTCAAGGCAGCGGGTCAACCTGGTCCAGACGTCGGGCTTCCCTACTGTCGGTTTGAACAGCCCGCGCGTTGCCGGCCAAATCGGGACAGGGGTGGCAGCTGAAACGGTTCAGCGGATCCGCGACAGTTTCCTGGATGCACAATACAGGACACAAAGTAATAAAATCGGTTATTACGGGGCCATGAGCGAATCCCTGACGAAAATGGAAGGGATCATGAATGAACCGACCGACAGCGGATTAGCCGCCACGATGGAGAAGTTCTGGAATTCGCTTCAAGGGCTGACGGCGAATACGGAAAACTCCGGGGCGCGTGAAGTCGTTGCCTCGACGGGCGTCATGGTCGCGGATACTTTAAACTACTACTACAATTCGTTAACGAACGTTCAAACGGATATCGGCAATCAGATAAACGTCAAAGCGAACGAAATCAATACGCTAATCAGCAGTATTGATCAGCTTAACCAACAGATCAGCAAAGTGGAGCCGCATGGTTATATCCCCAATGACCTTTATGATAAACGTGATGTACTCCTGGACAATCTCTCACAGCTTGTCAGCATTAAAGTGAATAACGTCATTCCGACGGATTACGGCAGAGCCAGCGATGTGGCCACAGGGCTATACAATATCGAATTGATGCAAGAGGACGGTTCGTCTTTTGTGCCGCCAATCAATCTAGTCAGTGTTAACCAAACCGGGATGGTGGGAACTTCAAAAGTTGAAGTTAGCCATGATAAAACGACAGGTATGGTGGATGGATTGAAGTTCGGTTCGAAAACATTGACGGATTACAATTTCTCGGGAGAACTATCCGGCTTGATCAAAAGTTTCGGCTATAAGAAGGCTGATGGCACGATCGGCGGCGCTTATCCTGATATGCTGAAAAAGCTCGATAATATGACGACGGCTTTTGTGAATGAGTTTAATGCGATCCATAAACAAGGTTATGCCTTAGGTGATGGCAACACTTCAACATTGAATTTCTTTGAACTTGAACCAGGTAAGAGTGCCGCCCAAAGCATCAGGGTGAATAGTGAGATCGTTAAGGATTCTTCGAAAATTGCCGCAGGCGGTAAAAGCGGAGGGGCATCCGGGGATAATGAAAATGCTAAACTCCTGGCTGACCTGAAGAAGAAGGCGTTCAGTGAGTACTCGACTAAGGACCAAAATTCAAAGGAATTGACAGGAAGCTTTGATACCTATTATTCCGGTATCATCGGAAAGCTTGGTGTGGATTCCCAAAGCGCCCAAAAGAACCTTTCCAACTCTGTCGTGCTTGCTACATCGGTTAACCAAAATAGGGAGTCCGTCAGTTCCGTATCCCTTGATGAAGAAATGACCGACATGATCAAATTCCAGCAGGCATACAACGCATCTGCAAGAATGATGACGATGATGGATGAAATGCTCGATAAAATCATAAACGGAATGGGTACAGTAGGCCGATGA
- a CDS encoding flagellar protein FlgN has product MSARNIIGSLEKLIKLHKSFNQLAIRKTAILKANDTEAITALLISEQKHIKAISQTDKERERAVEEFLAANGTAGQPASIHAVTELTGPEETEILEMLKAELIDEVAKLKERNGLNQQLIYQSLQFINVSLDMLRPQNQNLNYGDSVGKTAKTGMGMFDSKA; this is encoded by the coding sequence ATGTCTGCACGGAACATCATCGGATCGCTTGAAAAATTGATCAAGCTTCATAAAAGCTTCAATCAATTGGCGATAAGAAAAACGGCCATTTTGAAAGCGAACGATACCGAGGCGATCACTGCCCTGCTGATTTCGGAACAAAAGCATATTAAAGCGATCAGTCAGACGGATAAGGAAAGAGAAAGGGCAGTCGAGGAATTTCTTGCAGCCAACGGAACGGCGGGACAGCCTGCCTCCATCCATGCCGTAACGGAACTGACAGGACCTGAAGAAACGGAAATCCTGGAAATGCTAAAAGCGGAATTGATTGATGAGGTGGCAAAGCTGAAGGAGCGGAACGGTTTAAATCAGCAATTGATCTATCAGTCCCTTCAATTCATCAATGTCTCTTTGGATATGCTGAGGCCGCAGAACCAGAACCTGAATTACGGGGATTCGGTCGGGAAAACGGCAAAAACCGGCATGGGGATGTTTGATTCCAAAGCATAA
- the flgM gene encoding flagellar biosynthesis anti-sigma factor FlgM, with amino-acid sequence MKINNVGMTGVNPYNLQANKTGNIKESKVKSSDKVEISSAAKEMQQSSPILAARQAKVDELKIQVEKGNYKLNAQATAKGLIDFYRK; translated from the coding sequence ATGAAAATCAATAACGTCGGTATGACAGGTGTTAACCCTTATAATCTTCAAGCCAATAAAACGGGGAATATCAAAGAATCCAAGGTCAAATCCTCGGATAAAGTTGAAATTTCTTCAGCGGCAAAAGAAATGCAGCAATCATCACCGATTCTTGCTGCAAGACAAGCAAAAGTGGACGAATTGAAAATCCAAGTTGAAAAAGGAAATTATAAATTGAATGCACAAGCAACGGCTAAGGGTCTCATCGATTTTTACCGGAAATGA
- a CDS encoding TIGR03826 family flagellar region protein, with protein MEVFNCPSCNSLFVMTKFRDVCDACYKEEEVKYDKVYAYIRKKINRTASIMQVVKDTGVEETLIIKFVRTGKLRISQFPNLGIPCEKCGTTIKSGRLCVKCSDSLRTDLQAFENEEKRLTEIQGNDKKNTYYMKDDQKG; from the coding sequence ATGGAAGTATTCAACTGTCCAAGCTGTAATTCGTTATTCGTCATGACGAAATTCCGTGATGTATGCGATGCCTGTTATAAAGAAGAAGAAGTCAAATATGATAAAGTGTATGCATATATTCGCAAAAAAATAAATAGAACGGCGTCCATTATGCAGGTGGTTAAGGACACCGGCGTTGAAGAAACGTTAATTATTAAATTTGTGAGAACAGGAAAGCTGAGAATTTCGCAGTTTCCCAATCTAGGAATTCCATGTGAAAAGTGTGGCACTACCATCAAGAGCGGAAGGTTATGCGTCAAATGCAGCGATTCACTGCGTACGGATTTGCAGGCGTTTGAAAATGAGGAAAAGCGCCTGACTGAAATTCAAGGAAATGATAAAAAAAATACGTACTACATGAAGGATGATCAAAAAGGATAA
- a CDS encoding ComF family protein: MNRCLVCDEGMEQALTWRSLLKQAEARAICEGCEGKLNRITGETCSMCSRELGGDHMTGALCLDCSRWERNREWGGYLSKNISLFHYNEYLKDIIAKYKYRGDYALAEVFVPFLKERLKYMEFDLVTVIPLSHERLTERGFNQGQALADLLGLQTVEILTRIHTEKQSKKSRQERMSLPQVFQVMQSDLLEHKSILIIDDIYTTGTTLRHAAKALILAGAKEVSSITLAR; this comes from the coding sequence ATGAATAGATGTCTTGTTTGTGATGAAGGAATGGAGCAAGCTTTGACATGGAGGAGCCTGCTTAAGCAGGCCGAGGCAAGGGCAATCTGTGAAGGATGTGAGGGGAAACTTAATAGAATAACCGGAGAAACATGTTCAATGTGCTCAAGGGAGCTTGGTGGGGATCATATGACCGGTGCCCTTTGTCTCGATTGTTCAAGATGGGAAAGGAATAGGGAATGGGGAGGCTATTTGTCGAAGAACATATCGCTATTTCATTATAATGAATACTTAAAAGATATTATTGCTAAATATAAGTACCGTGGGGATTATGCATTAGCTGAGGTTTTCGTCCCTTTTTTGAAAGAAAGGTTAAAGTACATGGAGTTTGACCTCGTAACGGTCATCCCGCTTAGTCATGAACGGCTTACGGAACGGGGATTCAACCAGGGACAGGCCTTGGCAGACCTTCTTGGACTTCAGACGGTTGAGATCTTGACAAGAATCCATACGGAAAAACAATCAAAAAAATCACGTCAAGAGAGAATGTCATTACCGCAGGTTTTTCAAGTCATGCAATCAGATTTGCTGGAGCATAAATCAATTTTGATCATCGATGACATTTACACGACAGGCACAACTCTCAGGCATGCAGCCAAAGCCTTAATACTGGCTGGGGCCAAAGAAGTATCATCCATCACCTTGGCTAGGTGA
- a CDS encoding helicase-related protein, which translates to MQRLYRSGKLKAVIIPARYHRQPIPVPEMKWSGNWQKLFLQQKIPSKINAWVSERLKQNIPFLLFFPSIEVMEQVIPLFQRLSPKLSIVHSRHPDRKEKVMALRNGLVPGLLTTTILERGVTIERLEVAVIGAEHEVFSDSALVQIAGRVGRSFANPAGTITFFHYGKSKAMAEAVHHIQMMNKDAMKRGLLDE; encoded by the coding sequence ATGCAGCGGCTATATCGAAGCGGCAAATTGAAAGCCGTCATAATCCCCGCACGTTACCATCGTCAGCCAATCCCTGTCCCTGAAATGAAGTGGAGCGGCAACTGGCAAAAACTATTTCTTCAACAAAAGATTCCCTCCAAAATCAACGCATGGGTAAGTGAACGCCTTAAGCAGAATATCCCCTTCTTATTGTTTTTTCCAAGCATTGAAGTGATGGAGCAGGTCATTCCACTGTTTCAAAGGCTGTCCCCTAAATTATCGATTGTCCATTCCCGGCACCCTGATCGAAAAGAAAAAGTAATGGCATTAAGGAATGGGTTGGTTCCAGGATTACTGACCACGACCATCCTCGAACGCGGCGTGACAATTGAGCGGTTGGAAGTGGCCGTGATCGGTGCTGAACATGAAGTGTTTTCTGATAGTGCCCTCGTTCAGATTGCCGGCAGGGTAGGGAGAAGCTTTGCTAACCCTGCCGGGACGATCACATTTTTTCATTACGGTAAAAGTAAAGCGATGGCCGAGGCGGTTCATCATATACAAATGATGAATAAAGATGCCATGAAAAGGGGGCTGCTGGATGAATAG
- a CDS encoding helix-turn-helix domain-containing protein has protein sequence MKKRIDVIASEEAYNNLSSFIDVEELNKNVRVYRDFIRVSVKRVDVQARLIKLLEILKRHSCKQIGVSYMCKNTIAAKLEVSYKTVQRLMKKLEDLGMIRQVPMKRKKDMMQTANAIIIQPVKDDMTGKTPAKEVKKCPAIKTNTSFLKQNIKNNKRKDVAQFSHVDNSPENSLKQANFVAHWVPGVFSNLVGSFYEKAETIQEFWKVIKQCNRVVDYSTNKRAFTRKQEIEIGTKAFKKFAMKIKSGVKMHKGQFAYFNGIVNKLMNNLYFDADFMDNHN, from the coding sequence ATGAAGAAACGTATTGATGTAATCGCAAGTGAAGAAGCATATAACAACCTATCATCTTTCATTGACGTAGAAGAATTAAATAAGAATGTACGAGTTTACCGAGACTTCATTAGAGTGTCTGTAAAACGTGTAGATGTACAAGCTAGATTAATTAAGTTGTTAGAGATTTTAAAGCGTCACAGTTGCAAACAAATAGGTGTGAGCTATATGTGTAAGAATACCATTGCAGCTAAGCTTGAAGTCTCTTATAAAACTGTTCAACGTTTAATGAAAAAACTTGAAGACCTCGGCATGATCCGCCAGGTACCCATGAAGAGAAAAAAGGATATGATGCAAACAGCCAATGCCATCATTATTCAGCCTGTGAAAGATGATATGACCGGCAAGACCCCTGCGAAAGAGGTCAAGAAGTGTCCGGCCATTAAAACAAATACTTCTTTCTTAAAACAAAATATTAAAAACAATAAACGTAAAGATGTTGCTCAATTCTCTCATGTGGATAATTCTCCAGAAAACTCTTTGAAACAAGCAAATTTCGTAGCCCATTGGGTTCCAGGTGTATTTAGTAACCTAGTTGGTTCATTCTACGAAAAAGCTGAAACTATACAGGAATTCTGGAAGGTAATTAAGCAATGTAATAGAGTGGTGGATTATTCGACTAACAAACGGGCATTTACAAGGAAACAGGAAATAGAAATCGGCACCAAAGCATTCAAGAAATTTGCTATGAAGATTAAGAGTGGAGTTAAGATGCATAAAGGGCAATTTGCTTACTTCAACGGCATTGTAAACAAACTTATGAATAATCTTTACTTTGATGCAGATTTTATGGACAACCATAATTAA